One Owenweeksia hongkongensis DSM 17368 genomic region harbors:
- a CDS encoding YggS family pyridoxal phosphate-dependent enzyme, with product MSSLVAENIKQFSKALEGKATLIAVSKTKPVEDIAEAYEAGHRDFGENKIQEMADKYEQLPKDIRWHMIGHVQGNKIKYMAPFVHLVHGIDKAKRLKELDKEAAKNDRVIDCLLQVHIAKEDTKFGFDEVELTEVLTESPEEKYPNVRIRGLMGMATFTDNELQVRNEFKGLFQIYSKAKAQLGLPHFDILSMGMSGDYQLAIDEGSNMVRIGSSIFGERNYQSK from the coding sequence ATGTCTTCACTTGTAGCCGAAAATATCAAGCAATTTTCCAAAGCTTTGGAAGGAAAAGCCACGCTTATTGCTGTGAGCAAAACCAAACCTGTAGAAGATATTGCAGAAGCTTATGAAGCTGGTCATCGTGACTTTGGCGAAAATAAGATTCAGGAAATGGCGGATAAATATGAGCAATTGCCAAAAGATATTCGCTGGCACATGATAGGTCATGTGCAGGGTAATAAAATAAAATACATGGCGCCATTTGTACACTTGGTGCATGGTATTGATAAAGCCAAGCGCCTTAAAGAACTGGATAAAGAAGCAGCTAAAAATGATAGGGTAATCGATTGCTTGCTGCAGGTGCATATTGCTAAAGAAGACACCAAATTCGGTTTTGATGAAGTTGAATTGACAGAGGTGTTGACCGAATCTCCAGAAGAAAAATACCCAAACGTTCGTATTCGTGGATTAATGGGGATGGCCACTTTTACCGATAATGAGCTACAGGTGAGAAATGAGTTTAAAGGCTTATTTCAAATCTATTCAAAAGCAAAAGCCCAGTTAGGGCTTCCGCATTTTGACATTCTTTCTATGGGGATGAGTGGTGATTATCAATTAGCTATTGATGAGGGTTCAAATATGGTGCGAATTGGCTCATCAATTTTTGGCGAGCGCAATTATCAGTCTAAGTAA